The following is a genomic window from Mycobacterium parmense.
GATCACCGGCTGCGGCGGGAAGGACACCACCCGCTCGCGCAGGTCCACCCGGGCGCGGACCCGGTCGATGAACGGCACCAGCAGGGTCAGCTGCCCGCTGACCGTGCGGCTGTAACGCCCCAGCCGCTCGATGACCGCCGCCTCCGCCTGGGGGATCAGCGCGACCGACTTTGCCACCAACACGATCGCGAATCCCACGAGGACAGCGAGCAACACCAGTCCTGCAACCGCACCTTGCACAGGAGTTCCTTTCTCTCGCAGGGCTTCTCGCGATCCTCTTACAGACCGCTCCTGAAGACCACCGCCGTGGCGCCGTCGATGCCCATGACGGTTACGCACTCCCCCGGTTCGTACACGTCGGCCGCGTTGAGCGGCCGCGCCGTCCATACCTGCCCGTCCAGCTTGACCTGGCCCTTGTCGCGGGTGACCCGGTCGAGCACCAGCGCGTCCTTGCCCCGCAGCGCCTCAATCCCCAGCGCAGGCGCGCCGGCGGGCGTCAGCCGCCGCCGCAGCGGCGGCCGCACCAGCGCG
Proteins encoded in this region:
- a CDS encoding NfeD family protein — encoded protein: MPAAVLWLIFALVLAGAEALTGHLFLVMLGGGALAASLTSWLADWPGWVNGGVFLIVSVLLLALVRPPLRRRLTPAGAPALGIEALRGKDALVLDRVTRDKGQVKLDGQVWTARPLNAADVYEPGECVTVMGIDGATAVVFRSGL